One genomic segment of Fusobacterium mortiferum ATCC 9817 includes these proteins:
- a CDS encoding DUF3737 family protein, with translation MNKIENQNFDKERALYNLKDTEVINCNFAGIEDGESVLKEARNVVVKNCNFSLRYPMWHNRKFILENSNLDELSRAPIWYSIDGEIKNSKINSIKCLRECKNIKVENSDIVSQEFGWKCKNIFLKDTNIESEYFMLDSIDVKLENVNFKGKYSFQYIKNLDIINCNLDTKDAFWHSENITVRDSVIKGEYLGWFSKNLTLINCKIIGTQPLCYCENLKLINCVMEETDLSFEYSSVEADIKGYIKSLKNVKSGFVIADEIGEIINEDSIMPTGAEIKIRK, from the coding sequence ATGAATAAAATTGAAAATCAAAATTTCGATAAGGAGAGAGCTCTATATAATTTAAAAGATACAGAGGTAATAAATTGTAATTTTGCTGGAATAGAAGATGGGGAGTCTGTTCTAAAAGAAGCAAGAAATGTAGTTGTAAAGAATTGTAATTTTTCTCTTCGTTATCCTATGTGGCACAATAGAAAATTTATTTTAGAAAATTCTAATTTAGATGAGTTATCAAGAGCTCCTATTTGGTATTCAATAGATGGTGAAATTAAAAATAGTAAAATAAATAGTATAAAATGTTTAAGAGAGTGTAAAAATATAAAGGTTGAAAATTCAGATATAGTTTCACAGGAGTTTGGTTGGAAGTGTAAGAATATATTTTTAAAAGATACAAATATTGAGTCTGAATATTTTATGTTGGATTCAATTGATGTTAAATTAGAAAATGTTAATTTTAAAGGAAAATACTCTTTCCAATATATTAAAAATTTAGATATTATTAATTGTAATTTAGATACAAAGGATGCTTTTTGGCATAGTGAGAATATTACAGTGAGAGATTCCGTTATAAAAGGAGAGTATTTAGGGTGGTTTTCTAAAAATCTAACTTTAATTAACTGTAAAATAATTGGTACCCAACCTCTATGTTATTGTGAAAATTTAAAATTGATAAATTGTGTTATGGAAGAAACTGATTTATCATTTGAATATTCAAGTGTTGAAGCTGATATAAAAGGATATATAAAATCATTAAAAAATGTCAAATCAGGTTTTGTTATTGCTGATGAAATTGGAGAGATTATAAATGAAGATTCAATTATGCCAACAGGAGCTGAGATAAAAATAAGAAAGTAA
- a CDS encoding iron-containing alcohol dehydrogenase, translating to MKFDFNYYNPTKIYFGKTALNNLKDELKNYGETVLLVYGKNSIKKSGLYDKVIEILKESNKKVVELAGIKSNPTYNQMMEGARLVRENNVDLILGVGGGSVIDCSKAISVSAYCDGDAWEKYWINFEEVNNKIVPVGSILTMAGTGSEMNGGSVITHEEKMLKNGRVFSPEVYPKFSILNPEYTYTVPKYQMISGIFDTLSHLMEQYFSGDDNNTTDYILEGVIEALIDNARVALKNPEDYEARSNIMWCTTIGLNTITGVSKAQDWEVHMIEHQLGAYTDCAHGIGLAIISIPYYKYIYKYGLDKFVRFAEKIWKVESKNLTKDEIALAGIEKLSEFIKELGIPTTLREVGATEDMLPKIANSSVILDGGYKKLTPDEILTILKEAY from the coding sequence ATGAAATTTGATTTTAATTACTATAACCCAACTAAAATTTATTTTGGAAAAACTGCTCTTAATAATTTAAAAGACGAGTTAAAAAATTATGGAGAAACTGTTCTTTTAGTATATGGAAAAAACTCTATAAAAAAGAGTGGACTTTATGATAAAGTCATTGAAATTTTAAAGGAATCTAATAAAAAAGTGGTAGAATTAGCTGGAATAAAATCAAATCCAACATATAATCAAATGATGGAAGGAGCAAGACTTGTTAGAGAAAACAATGTTGATTTAATTTTAGGAGTAGGTGGAGGTTCAGTTATAGATTGTTCTAAAGCTATATCTGTATCTGCATACTGTGATGGAGATGCTTGGGAAAAATATTGGATAAACTTTGAAGAGGTAAATAATAAAATTGTTCCAGTAGGAAGTATTTTAACAATGGCTGGTACTGGTTCTGAAATGAATGGTGGTTCTGTAATAACTCATGAAGAGAAAATGTTGAAAAATGGAAGAGTTTTTTCTCCTGAAGTTTATCCCAAATTTTCTATATTAAACCCTGAATATACTTATACAGTTCCTAAATATCAAATGATAAGTGGAATTTTCGATACCCTTTCTCACCTTATGGAGCAATATTTTTCTGGAGATGACAATAACACTACTGACTATATTCTAGAAGGTGTTATAGAAGCCCTTATTGATAATGCTAGAGTAGCTTTAAAAAATCCTGAAGATTACGAAGCAAGAAGTAATATTATGTGGTGTACAACTATTGGTCTTAATACAATTACAGGAGTATCTAAAGCACAGGACTGGGAAGTTCATATGATAGAGCACCAACTTGGAGCATATACTGACTGTGCCCATGGAATTGGACTAGCTATCATCTCTATCCCTTACTATAAATATATTTACAAATATGGTTTAGATAAATTTGTAAGATTTGCTGAAAAAATATGGAAAGTTGAAAGTAAAAATCTAACTAAAGATGAGATTGCTCTTGCTGGAATTGAAAAACTTTCTGAATTTATAAAAGAGTTAGGTATCCCTACTACATTGAGGGAGGTAGGAGCTACTGAAGATATGTTACCTAAAATAGCTAACTCTTCTGTAATTCTTGATGGAGGATACAAAAAATTAACTCCTGATGAAATTTTAACTATTTTAAAAGAAGCTTATTAA
- a CDS encoding triphosphoribosyl-dephospho-CoA synthase, giving the protein MGITVGATARVLYEKREFKDIQNIICEMTRDILKDFENIDISKKLTHGEKLYLENGFTGIRGEIKNGLDIIFNGSLEVFSSAFEKTKNINLSAFHTLIYLMGRVMDSTIVYRHDFSTLEQIKKEMSDIFYNGGAFNKDREYFEKLEKEYISKNISPGGSADLLAVTIYFYKCLNSFF; this is encoded by the coding sequence ATGGGAATAACTGTGGGAGCTACTGCTAGAGTTCTTTATGAAAAGAGAGAGTTTAAAGATATTCAGAATATTATTTGTGAGATGACTAGGGATATTCTTAAAGATTTTGAAAATATTGATATATCTAAAAAACTTACCCATGGGGAAAAACTCTATCTCGAAAATGGGTTTACAGGTATTAGAGGCGAGATAAAAAATGGACTTGATATAATTTTTAATGGTTCATTAGAGGTTTTTTCCTCAGCTTTTGAAAAAACTAAAAATATTAATCTTTCAGCTTTCCATACTCTTATTTATCTTATGGGTAGAGTGATGGATAGTACCATTGTATATAGACATGATTTTTCAACTTTAGAGCAAATTAAAAAAGAGATGTCAGATATTTTCTACAATGGTGGTGCCTTTAATAAAGATAGAGAATATTTTGAAAAACTTGAAAAAGAGTATATCTCTAAAAATATTAGCCCTGGTGGTAGTGCTGATTTATTAGCTGTTACTATCTATTTTTATAAGTGTTTAAATTCATTTTTCTAG
- a CDS encoding cupin domain-containing protein, with protein MTEEKLNHKILKKDEFEKMNIFGIGNPNDAYAKYFVGNSFLNPLTEIGSSSVFLANVTFEPGCHNNWHIHHATKGGGQILICTAGEGWYQEEGKEAIPLKPGMIITIPTNVKHWHGAKKDSWFSHIAVEVPGENCSNEWCEPVTDEEYNKLS; from the coding sequence ATGACAGAAGAAAAACTTAATCATAAAATTTTAAAAAAGGATGAGTTTGAAAAAATGAATATCTTTGGAATAGGAAATCCTAATGATGCCTATGCCAAATATTTTGTAGGAAACTCTTTTTTAAATCCACTTACTGAGATAGGAAGTTCTAGCGTCTTTTTAGCAAATGTTACTTTTGAACCTGGTTGTCATAATAACTGGCACATTCACCATGCTACTAAAGGTGGAGGACAAATTTTAATATGTACAGCTGGAGAAGGTTGGTATCAAGAGGAAGGAAAAGAAGCTATCCCTCTAAAACCTGGTATGATAATTACTATTCCAACTAATGTTAAGCATTGGCATGGAGCTAAAAAAGATTCTTGGTTTAGTCATATAGCTGTAGAAGTACCTGGAGAAAACTGTTCAAATGAGTGGTGTGAACCTGTAACTGATGAAGAGTATAATAAATTATCATAA
- a CDS encoding carboxymuconolactone decarboxylase family protein, with amino-acid sequence MTNKDKSIVEISIFTAIGNLKELEKSVNLGLDNELTVNEIKEIMVQLYAYCGFPRSLNALGVLSNTVDERKASGKVTEVGRESTPIPSDRNSLVYGTQVQTKIVGMEVKGGIYDFAPMADRYLKAHLFGDIFGQDILDYRTRELVTVAALASMDGVNPQLQAHIGISKNVGVTDDELNGTIEVLKDKLGFEKANNIKQFL; translated from the coding sequence ATGACAAATAAAGATAAAAGTATTGTGGAGATTTCAATTTTTACAGCAATTGGAAATTTAAAAGAACTTGAAAAAAGTGTGAATCTTGGATTAGATAATGAACTTACTGTAAATGAGATAAAAGAGATTATGGTTCAACTTTATGCTTACTGTGGATTTCCACGTAGTTTAAACGCTTTAGGAGTACTTTCTAATACAGTGGATGAAAGAAAAGCTAGTGGTAAGGTAACAGAAGTGGGAAGAGAATCTACTCCTATCCCTAGTGACAGAAATTCATTAGTTTATGGGACTCAAGTTCAAACAAAGATAGTTGGAATGGAAGTAAAAGGAGGAATATATGATTTTGCTCCAATGGCAGATAGATATTTAAAAGCTCATCTATTTGGAGATATTTTTGGGCAAGATATTTTAGATTATAGAACAAGAGAACTTGTAACAGTAGCAGCTCTTGCTTCAATGGATGGTGTAAATCCTCAACTTCAAGCCCATATTGGAATCAGTAAAAATGTTGGTGTAACAGATGATGAATTAAACGGAACTATTGAAGTATTAAAGGATAAATTAGGATTTGAAAAAGCTAATAATATAAAACAATTTTTATAG
- a CDS encoding cyclophilin-like fold protein, which yields MKKFLIVGLGIVLSTLIYGEEKMLNKMRFIFDNREIVVTLEKNSATKSLLGQLPLELKFENYGGIEKISYLPKELDISNAPKSCTSKTYDLTYYSPWGNLAFFTKDFRHSNGLIPLGKIESGFENLEDIDKALSVRIEKLGDEIYE from the coding sequence ATGAAAAAATTTTTAATAGTAGGTTTAGGAATTGTTTTATCAACACTGATTTATGGAGAGGAAAAAATGCTAAATAAGATGAGATTTATATTTGATAATAGAGAGATAGTAGTAACTCTAGAAAAAAATAGTGCTACTAAAAGTTTATTGGGTCAACTCCCATTAGAATTAAAATTTGAAAATTATGGAGGGATAGAAAAAATTAGTTATCTTCCTAAAGAGTTAGATATTAGTAATGCTCCTAAAAGTTGTACTTCAAAAACTTATGATTTAACATACTATTCTCCCTGGGGAAATCTTGCTTTTTTTACAAAAGATTTTAGGCACTCTAATGGATTAATACCTTTAGGAAAGATTGAAAGTGGATTTGAAAATTTAGAAGATATTGATAAAGCTTTAAGTGTAAGAATAGAGAAATTAGGAGATGAAATTTATGAATAA
- a CDS encoding M20 metallopeptidase family protein: MDLNFLLDDVIKNRRALHQIPETALTEFKTQKYLKDYLISIGLNPQEICETGLYVYIEGKDKENCIAFRSDIDALDILEENNIEFASKHKGKMHACGHDGHMATLLGFAKYLTTIQPLEKSVLLIFQPAEEAPGRAKEICQSGLLQKYSVKEVYGLHLFPELPEGTIGTRAGAFFAQPTVIHGKITGKSGHGAMPHKGVDALQAFTKVVDAYQTIISRNFSPFETTALTIGKFQGGSAFNILPETVEFWGTLRTFSQANTDFAIKRIKEIHRGIEIAYNVKIEENLEVMYPPVTNDEKLYNKFLKTIEGIPCVEYEPLAIAEDFAYYQQEVPGLFVLLGTRNEEKGFTQALHNCRFNFDEKALLTGIEMFAKIYHNFK; encoded by the coding sequence ATGGATTTAAATTTTTTATTAGATGATGTTATAAAAAATAGAAGAGCTCTTCATCAAATACCAGAAACAGCTCTTACTGAATTTAAAACACAAAAATATTTAAAAGATTATCTTATCTCAATAGGACTAAATCCTCAAGAGATTTGTGAAACAGGGCTATATGTATATATTGAGGGAAAAGATAAAGAAAATTGTATTGCCTTTCGTTCTGATATAGATGCTCTTGATATTTTAGAGGAAAACAATATTGAATTTGCCTCTAAACATAAAGGAAAAATGCACGCTTGTGGACATGATGGGCATATGGCTACTCTTTTAGGGTTTGCTAAGTACCTAACTACTATTCAACCACTAGAAAAAAGTGTACTTTTAATATTCCAACCAGCTGAAGAAGCTCCTGGTAGAGCTAAAGAGATATGTCAATCTGGACTTTTACAAAAATATTCTGTAAAAGAAGTCTATGGATTACATCTATTCCCAGAATTACCAGAGGGAACAATAGGAACTAGAGCTGGAGCTTTCTTCGCTCAACCTACTGTTATCCATGGAAAAATCACTGGAAAAAGTGGACATGGAGCTATGCCACATAAAGGAGTAGATGCTCTTCAAGCTTTTACTAAAGTTGTAGATGCATACCAAACTATAATCTCTAGAAATTTTTCTCCTTTTGAAACAACAGCTCTAACTATTGGTAAATTCCAAGGAGGAAGTGCTTTTAATATTCTACCTGAAACAGTGGAGTTCTGGGGAACACTTAGAACATTTTCACAAGCAAACACAGATTTTGCTATAAAAAGAATTAAAGAGATACATAGAGGAATAGAGATAGCTTACAATGTAAAAATTGAAGAGAATCTTGAGGTTATGTATCCCCCTGTTACAAATGATGAAAAGCTATATAATAAATTTTTAAAAACTATAGAGGGAATTCCTTGTGTAGAATATGAACCTCTTGCTATTGCTGAAGATTTTGCTTACTATCAACAAGAAGTACCTGGATTATTTGTTCTATTAGGTACTAGAAATGAAGAGAAAGGATTTACACAAGCTCTTCATAATTGTAGATTTAACTTTGATGAGAAAGCTTTACTTACAGGAATAGAGATGTTTGCTAAAATTTACCACAATTTTAAATAA
- a CDS encoding YheT family hydrolase: protein MDYKPSFLFKNGHINTCFPTIFRNIEVKYRRERINTPDLDFLDIDWIKRGSNNVIVLCHGLEGSSRSKYIQGMAKYFSERGWDILAMNYRGCSGEANKKIKFYNMGQIEDLEEVLKKTSDYKKVVIAGFSLGGGLVLNYLGSRKELPKNLYCAMAVSAPCDPLGSARTFLKKENKIYTKYFMDKLKKKIVEKSTIYPDKINVDTVLKCQTIEEFDNVFTAPQYGYRDALDYYERVSPKKSIPFIKIPTLILMAEDDPIMSESCYPIKEARRNKYITLQITKYGGHVGYARFFGEHYWLEERLFSYVESKK from the coding sequence TTGGATTATAAACCAAGTTTTTTATTTAAAAATGGACATATAAATACTTGTTTTCCAACTATTTTTAGAAATATAGAGGTAAAATATAGAAGAGAGAGAATAAATACACCAGATTTAGATTTTTTAGACATAGATTGGATAAAAAGAGGAAGTAATAATGTAATAGTATTGTGTCATGGACTGGAGGGAAGCTCTAGAAGTAAATATATACAGGGAATGGCTAAGTATTTTTCTGAAAGAGGTTGGGATATCTTAGCTATGAATTATCGAGGGTGTAGTGGAGAGGCAAATAAGAAGATAAAATTTTATAATATGGGACAGATAGAAGATTTAGAAGAGGTATTGAAAAAAACTTCTGACTATAAAAAAGTTGTAATAGCAGGATTTAGTCTAGGTGGAGGACTTGTATTAAATTACTTAGGAAGTAGAAAAGAACTACCTAAAAATCTTTATTGTGCTATGGCTGTTTCTGCCCCTTGCGACCCTTTAGGAAGTGCTAGAACTTTTTTAAAGAAAGAAAATAAAATCTATACTAAATATTTTATGGATAAGCTGAAGAAAAAGATAGTAGAAAAATCTACAATTTATCCAGATAAGATCAATGTAGATACTGTTTTAAAATGCCAAACAATAGAGGAGTTTGATAATGTTTTTACAGCTCCACAATATGGATATAGAGATGCTTTAGATTACTATGAGAGAGTAAGCCCTAAAAAGTCTATACCATTTATTAAGATACCTACCCTCATATTGATGGCTGAAGATGATCCAATTATGTCAGAGAGCTGTTATCCCATAAAGGAAGCTAGAAGAAATAAGTATATAACTTTGCAGATTACAAAATATGGTGGACATGTGGGATATGCTAGATTTTTTGGAGAACACTATTGGTTAGAAGAGAGATTATTTTCATATGTAGAGAGTAAAAAATAA
- a CDS encoding epoxyqueuosine reductase QueH translates to MKQNYDLLMEKEIKKIAEEGRKPKLLLHSCCAPCSCAVIEYLLQYFQLTVFFYNPNITFEDEYRKRLEEQRDYHRRRGYDIEVIEGRYNPKEEFFEKVKGLEKAKEGGERCYKCYGLRLEETAIKTKELGFDYFTSALSISPMKNSQWINELGESFGEKYGVKFLNGDFKKKSRYLRSVNISKEYDLYRQDYCGCIFSKLEREEKSKNA, encoded by the coding sequence TTGAAACAAAATTATGATTTATTAATGGAAAAGGAGATAAAAAAAATAGCAGAAGAGGGAAGAAAACCTAAACTTTTACTTCATTCTTGCTGTGCTCCCTGTAGTTGTGCTGTGATAGAGTATCTATTACAATACTTTCAACTGACAGTATTTTTCTATAATCCGAATATAACTTTTGAAGATGAGTATAGAAAGAGATTAGAGGAGCAAAGAGATTACCATAGAAGAAGAGGATATGATATAGAGGTAATAGAGGGAAGATACAATCCTAAAGAGGAATTTTTTGAAAAGGTAAAAGGATTAGAAAAAGCTAAAGAGGGAGGGGAGAGATGCTATAAGTGCTATGGACTTCGTTTAGAAGAAACTGCTATTAAAACTAAGGAGCTAGGCTTTGACTATTTTACTTCAGCTTTGAGCATCAGCCCTATGAAAAACTCTCAATGGATAAATGAGTTAGGAGAGAGCTTTGGAGAAAAATATGGAGTTAAGTTTTTAAATGGAGATTTTAAAAAGAAGAGTAGATATTTACGTTCTGTAAATATATCAAAAGAGTATGATTTATATAGACAGGATTACTGTGGGTGTATATTTTCTAAATTAGAGAGAGAAGAGAAAAGTAAAAACGCTTGA
- a CDS encoding ATP-dependent helicase, whose translation MELNEKQYEAVRSTEGPLLLISGPGSGKTRTLVERAIYLLVEKKVKPENIFLSTFTEKSARELLVRISDRIKESNEKININEMYIGTLHSIFLRMIDENIEYSFFRDGYRVLDDIDQQFFIYSRIKRFSEIEGYRDFFKDIPGINSWERSKKILWWLNKINEEGKRLDNIRTENRKILFLKEAHRVYHEMLVEENLMDFTTIQRELYRILHREEVLEKLQNRIEYIMIDEYQDTNTIQEKIIFMLGAKKENICVVGDDDQGIYRFRGATVRNILRFPERFEKGRCKKINLDINYRSHEDIIRFCNRWIKLINWREFRYEKEIVPPEDKEFSKTSGVIRIGGDSEKHWKDNIYKFIKKLYTTKKISDYSQVAFLFRSVQNPNVKELKNYLEECGIPIYSPRSKDFFDRIEIKLTIGALLVYFPQCKYLVLDEVQNRGQSVFYYYKDCLTQLKKVIQNDEELYKWLVERRKANASEEVITIPSLRKIFYSLLQFETFKKFIKLESEGVNEGRETYNLGVFTEILEKFERLSKVEDIAKEEIEKVVRYFFMVYMKNLYQKRVDEYENKEEFPLGAIPFLTFHQAKGLEFPIVVVGSLDSSPVERGKTEEDILEELLRLGDDYEPRDRKNIFDFWRIYYTAFSRAQNLLVLTSIENRSGRNELPSRTFRPMYESIPYVDDERFQLKNLEVEPLKVTENKELLSYTGHILLYEFCPLKYRFIKDFKFKALSNPKTYYGIFVHKVIERIHKEFLSGIFQRESLKELIENIGSSLEKNLRTDFSGEIREKVKLEVERYLDRNNLKSIISTEVKNYSVEKDYIIEGTLDLLRKTSNGVELIDFKTGAYDKARVEIYKRQLEIYTYLLKERYTLDETKAYLYYIEEENSLVEIELEEKSIDRTIKRFDYIAERLISGDFNPREYGEKCGECEFKWYCMPKEEKVETKL comes from the coding sequence ATGGAATTAAATGAGAAACAGTATGAGGCAGTAAGGAGCACAGAGGGACCATTACTTTTGATTTCTGGACCAGGTTCTGGTAAAACTAGAACATTAGTAGAAAGGGCTATATATCTTTTAGTAGAGAAAAAAGTAAAACCAGAAAATATTTTTCTTTCAACTTTTACAGAAAAATCAGCTAGGGAGTTATTAGTAAGAATATCTGATAGAATAAAAGAGAGCAATGAGAAAATAAATATAAATGAGATGTATATTGGAACTCTTCACTCTATATTTTTAAGAATGATAGATGAGAATATTGAGTACTCTTTTTTTAGAGATGGATATAGAGTATTAGATGATATTGATCAACAATTTTTTATATATAGTAGAATAAAAAGATTTAGTGAGATAGAGGGATATAGAGATTTTTTTAAAGATATTCCAGGGATAAATAGTTGGGAGAGAAGTAAAAAAATTCTATGGTGGCTCAATAAGATAAATGAAGAGGGAAAAAGATTAGATAATATAAGAACTGAAAATAGAAAAATCCTATTTTTAAAAGAGGCTCATAGGGTATATCATGAGATGCTAGTAGAGGAAAATTTGATGGACTTTACTACTATTCAAAGAGAACTATATAGAATACTTCATAGAGAAGAGGTATTAGAAAAATTACAAAACAGAATAGAATATATAATGATAGATGAGTATCAGGATACTAATACTATTCAAGAAAAGATAATTTTTATGTTGGGAGCAAAAAAAGAGAATATCTGTGTAGTGGGAGATGATGACCAAGGAATATATAGATTTAGAGGGGCAACAGTTAGAAATATCTTAAGATTTCCAGAGAGATTTGAAAAGGGAAGATGTAAAAAGATAAACTTAGATATAAACTATCGTTCCCATGAGGATATTATAAGATTTTGCAATAGATGGATAAAGCTTATCAATTGGAGAGAGTTTAGGTATGAAAAAGAGATAGTGCCTCCAGAGGATAAAGAGTTTTCAAAAACTAGTGGAGTTATAAGAATAGGTGGAGATTCTGAGAAACATTGGAAGGATAATATATATAAATTTATAAAAAAACTCTATACAACTAAAAAAATATCTGATTATAGTCAAGTGGCTTTTCTTTTTAGAAGTGTGCAAAATCCTAATGTAAAAGAGTTAAAAAACTATTTAGAAGAGTGTGGAATCCCAATATACTCTCCACGTTCTAAAGATTTTTTTGATAGAATTGAGATAAAGCTTACAATAGGAGCTCTTCTTGTATATTTTCCTCAATGTAAATATCTAGTATTAGATGAGGTACAAAATAGAGGACAGTCAGTATTTTATTACTATAAAGATTGTTTAACTCAATTAAAAAAAGTGATACAAAATGATGAAGAACTATATAAATGGTTAGTTGAAAGAAGAAAAGCCAATGCCAGTGAAGAGGTAATAACTATTCCAAGTTTAAGGAAGATTTTCTACTCTTTATTACAGTTTGAGACATTTAAAAAGTTTATAAAACTAGAGAGTGAAGGGGTAAATGAGGGAAGAGAAACATATAATCTAGGAGTTTTTACTGAGATATTGGAAAAATTTGAGAGATTGTCTAAGGTAGAGGATATAGCTAAAGAGGAGATAGAAAAAGTTGTAAGATATTTCTTTATGGTGTATATGAAAAATCTATATCAAAAAAGAGTAGATGAATATGAAAATAAAGAGGAGTTTCCACTGGGAGCTATCCCATTTCTTACTTTCCATCAAGCTAAAGGATTGGAGTTTCCAATTGTAGTAGTAGGTTCATTGGACTCTTCTCCTGTGGAGAGAGGAAAGACAGAGGAGGATATCCTTGAGGAGTTATTAAGGCTTGGGGATGATTATGAGCCAAGGGATAGGAAAAATATTTTTGATTTTTGGAGAATCTATTACACAGCTTTTTCTCGTGCTCAAAATCTTTTAGTACTTACAAGTATAGAAAATCGTTCAGGAAGAAATGAGTTACCATCTAGAACTTTTAGACCAATGTATGAATCTATTCCATATGTAGATGATGAGAGATTTCAGTTAAAAAATTTAGAGGTAGAGCCATTAAAAGTTACAGAAAATAAAGAGTTATTATCATATACTGGGCATATACTTCTATATGAATTTTGTCCTTTAAAATATAGATTTATTAAGGATTTTAAATTTAAAGCTCTAAGTAATCCTAAAACTTACTATGGAATTTTTGTGCATAAGGTAATAGAGAGAATACATAAAGAGTTTTTATCTGGAATTTTTCAAAGGGAGAGTTTAAAAGAGTTAATAGAAAATATAGGTAGCTCTTTAGAGAAAAATTTGAGAACTGATTTCAGTGGGGAGATAAGAGAAAAAGTAAAATTAGAGGTAGAGAGATACCTAGATAGAAATAATCTAAAGAGTATAATATCTACTGAGGTAAAAAACTATAGTGTAGAAAAAGATTATATAATAGAGGGAACTCTAGATTTATTGAGAAAAACCTCTAATGGAGTAGAGCTAATAGATTTCAAAACAGGGGCTTATGATAAAGCTAGAGTAGAAATCTATAAAAGACAGTTAGAGATATATACATATCTTCTAAAGGAGAGATATACCCTTGACGAGACAAAAGCATATCTTTACTATATTGAGGAAGAAAATTCTCTAGTAGAGATAGAGCTAGAGGAAAAAAGTATAGATAGGACTATAAAAAGGTTTGATTATATAGCTGAAAGGCTTATCAGTGGAGATTTTAATCCAAGAGAGTATGGGGAAAAGTGTGGAGAGTGTGAATTTAAATGGTACTGTATGCCAAAGGAGGAGAAAGTTGAAACAAAATTATGA
- a CDS encoding SoxR reducing system RseC family protein encodes MLNKGIVKKIDGNKIIVKLYKDTACSHCSGCSGDSKYGKDFEFTTDMKAEIGDTVTFEISAGKVIKAASIAYVFPAVAMIVGYFLGEKLLGLSENQSIITSFIALVLSFGVLYFYDKLVVKKRTNSEIEIISIEKEDTSNMIDSCKNKNAW; translated from the coding sequence ATGTTAAACAAAGGTATTGTTAAAAAAATTGATGGAAATAAAATTATTGTAAAACTTTATAAAGATACTGCATGCTCTCATTGTAGTGGTTGTAGTGGAGATAGTAAATATGGAAAAGATTTTGAATTTACAACTGATATGAAAGCTGAAATAGGAGATACTGTTACCTTTGAAATATCTGCTGGAAAAGTCATAAAAGCTGCTTCTATTGCCTATGTTTTTCCTGCTGTGGCTATGATAGTTGGATATTTTTTAGGAGAGAAGCTTCTTGGACTTAGCGAAAATCAAAGTATTATCACAAGTTTTATAGCTCTAGTTCTATCTTTTGGAGTGCTATATTTTTACGATAAACTTGTAGTTAAAAAGAGAACTAACTCTGAGATAGAGATTATCTCTATTGAAAAAGAGGATACTTCTAATATGATAGATAGTTGTAAAAATAAAAACGCTTGGTAA